The following coding sequences lie in one Flavobacterium cyclinae genomic window:
- a CDS encoding DUF2007 domain-containing protein, translating into MENFITIAVFTYQHETLIIKNLLEQEGIAYFFENETIVGIDPFATIAYGGIKLKVHPNDEATVKEILKKLNEDDHLKIV; encoded by the coding sequence ATGGAAAACTTCATTACCATTGCCGTGTTTACTTACCAACACGAGACTTTAATTATTAAAAATTTATTAGAGCAAGAAGGAATTGCTTATTTTTTTGAAAACGAAACTATTGTAGGAATCGATCCTTTTGCCACAATTGCTTACGGCGGAATCAAATTAAAAGTGCATCCAAACGACGAAGCAACCGTAAAAGAAATTCTAAAAAAACTAAATGAAGACGATCATTTAAAAATTGTTTAA
- the rpiB gene encoding ribose 5-phosphate isomerase B: protein MKISIGNDHAGPDYKKAIVQYLEEKGHTVFNHGTDTFDSVDYPDFGHPVAYDVESKKADLGIVICGSGNGIAMTVNKHQDIRAALCWTKEIAALARQHNDANIISIPARYTSIQQAVEMVDTFLNTPFEGGRHANRVKKIACK, encoded by the coding sequence ATGAAAATTTCAATTGGAAATGACCACGCTGGTCCAGATTATAAAAAAGCGATTGTTCAATATTTAGAAGAAAAAGGACATACGGTTTTTAATCATGGAACCGATACTTTTGATAGCGTAGATTATCCGGATTTTGGTCACCCAGTAGCCTACGATGTAGAAAGTAAAAAAGCCGATTTAGGAATAGTAATTTGTGGTTCAGGAAACGGAATTGCTATGACGGTTAACAAGCACCAAGATATTCGTGCCGCTTTATGTTGGACAAAAGAAATTGCTGCTTTAGCGCGTCAACATAATGATGCTAATATTATAAGTATTCCAGCTCGTTACACTTCTATTCAACAAGCTGTTGAAATGGTAGATACCTTTTTAAATACTCCATTTGAAGGCGGAAGACACGCTAATCGCGTGAAAAAAATCGCTTGTAAATAA
- a CDS encoding NAD(P)H-hydrate dehydratase, which translates to MKLIKLDLNCIKNIYKKRPCDSHKGTLGHALLIAGSSDKMGAAIIASKACLRSGVGLLTVVFSPENKNVLFNSVPEAMYANSCVMNDLSPYQTIGIGPGIGVDEISLQYIYELYENNLPVVFDADALNLIAKYKIDWKNFNFPFVLTPHPKEFDRLFGEHDSESERRNTAIQKAKELNCVIVLKGHKTFITNGIHSFENTTGNSGLAKGGSGDALTGMITSFLAQGYTTLEAVKLGVYLHGLAADITLQTQSEESMLITDVIENIGLAFKHLNTEIQ; encoded by the coding sequence ATGAAACTCATAAAATTAGATTTGAATTGTATTAAAAACATTTATAAAAAGCGACCATGTGATTCTCACAAAGGAACACTTGGTCATGCTTTGTTAATTGCAGGAAGCTCAGATAAAATGGGCGCAGCAATAATTGCTTCTAAAGCTTGTCTGCGTTCAGGTGTTGGGTTGTTAACTGTTGTATTTTCTCCAGAAAACAAAAATGTTCTTTTTAATTCGGTTCCCGAAGCTATGTATGCCAATTCTTGTGTGATGAACGATTTATCACCTTATCAAACCATTGGAATTGGTCCCGGAATTGGCGTTGATGAAATCAGTCTACAATACATTTACGAATTATACGAAAACAATCTTCCCGTTGTTTTTGATGCCGATGCATTGAATTTGATTGCAAAATATAAAATAGATTGGAAAAACTTTAATTTTCCATTTGTTTTAACGCCACATCCAAAAGAATTTGACCGATTATTTGGCGAACATGATTCTGAATCTGAAAGAAGAAATACAGCCATCCAAAAAGCTAAAGAATTAAATTGCGTCATTGTTTTAAAAGGACACAAAACGTTTATCACTAACGGAATTCACTCTTTTGAAAATACTACTGGAAATTCAGGTTTAGCAAAAGGTGGTTCAGGTGATGCATTAACCGGAATGATTACTTCATTTTTAGCACAAGGTTATACTACTTTAGAAGCTGTTAAATTAGGTGTTTATCTTCACGGATTAGCAGCTGATATTACACTTCAAACACAAAGCGAAGAAAGTATGT